One Neisseria sicca genomic region harbors:
- the orn gene encoding oligoribonuclease, producing MTQNASNLCWLDMEMTGLDPERERIIEVAMIITDSDLNVLAQSEVYVVHQSDELLDGMDEWNTATHGRTGLTQRVRESQLTEAEVEQKLLDFIAQWIPEKATPMCGNSIHQDRRFMVKYMPRLEAYFHYRNLDVSTLKELAKRWNPPVAKGVVKRGSHQALDDILESIEEMRYYRENFLKLPEAV from the coding sequence ATGACTCAAAACGCAAGCAACCTCTGCTGGCTCGACATGGAAATGACCGGGCTTGACCCCGAACGCGAACGCATCATCGAAGTCGCCATGATTATTACCGACTCCGATTTGAACGTCTTGGCGCAGTCCGAAGTTTATGTCGTCCACCAAAGTGACGAACTGCTCGACGGCATGGACGAGTGGAACACCGCCACCCACGGCCGCACGGGGCTGACGCAGCGCGTGCGCGAATCGCAGCTCACCGAAGCCGAAGTGGAACAAAAACTGCTCGACTTTATCGCGCAATGGATTCCCGAAAAAGCCACGCCGATGTGCGGCAATTCCATTCATCAAGACCGCCGCTTCATGGTCAAATACATGCCGCGCCTCGAAGCGTATTTCCACTACCGCAATCTGGACGTGTCCACCCTGAAAGAACTCGCCAAACGTTGGAATCCGCCCGTTGCCAAAGGCGTGGTGAAACGTGGTTCGCATCAGGCTTTGGACGATATTCTCGAAAGCATCGAGGAAATGCGTTACTACCGCGAAAACTTCTTGAAACTGCCCGAGGCCGTCTGA
- a CDS encoding metallophosphoesterase yields the protein MSYQYRQSLPDTPLDIVGDVHGEFAAFQSLLHRLGYRDDGFHPRGRRLVFVGDLCDRGPDSPAMLAWFKQAYEHGWAWMVLGNHELNILADDPKDGSGWFFDVRAEKDAHYAPWHCVEEKEKTELRAWLAEQPLLLEREDLRIVHAAWLPPQIERLEEAKGESLTAQYRRFDAELKHRLQTASWYPDYLYEQTHYAPQAENPDHAPPPMPATARYELERSRLHPIRALTSGVERLADKPFYAGGRWRGTTRCAWWDDYRDDTPVVIGHYWRSWQPSPAAVAAERLLLPPQPDVWHGARRNVFCVDFSIGASWRARKFPQKYRLEQFRLAALRWPEKVLVFENGECAATR from the coding sequence ATGTCCTATCAATACCGCCAATCCCTGCCCGATACGCCGCTGGACATCGTCGGCGACGTTCACGGCGAATTTGCCGCCTTTCAATCGCTGCTGCACCGGCTCGGCTACCGCGACGACGGTTTCCATCCGCGCGGGCGGCGGCTGGTGTTCGTCGGCGATTTGTGCGACCGCGGCCCCGACAGCCCAGCGATGCTGGCGTGGTTCAAACAGGCTTACGAACACGGATGGGCATGGATGGTTTTGGGCAACCACGAATTGAACATCCTTGCCGACGACCCGAAAGACGGCTCGGGCTGGTTTTTCGATGTCCGCGCCGAAAAAGACGCCCATTACGCGCCGTGGCATTGCGTGGAAGAAAAAGAAAAAACCGAATTGCGCGCATGGCTGGCCGAACAGCCGCTGCTGCTGGAGCGCGAAGACCTGCGCATTGTCCACGCCGCCTGGCTGCCGCCGCAAATCGAACGCCTCGAAGAAGCAAAGGGCGAAAGCCTGACCGCGCAATACCGCCGCTTCGATGCCGAGTTGAAACACCGCCTTCAGACGGCCTCTTGGTATCCCGACTACCTCTACGAACAAACGCATTACGCCCCGCAGGCGGAAAATCCCGACCATGCGCCGCCGCCCATGCCCGCCACCGCGCGATACGAACTCGAACGCAGCCGCCTGCATCCGATACGCGCCCTCACCAGTGGCGTGGAGCGTTTGGCGGACAAGCCGTTTTACGCCGGAGGACGCTGGCGCGGTACGACCCGTTGCGCGTGGTGGGACGACTACCGCGACGATACGCCCGTCGTTATCGGCCATTATTGGCGCAGTTGGCAGCCCTCTCCCGCCGCCGTTGCCGCCGAACGGCTGTTGCTGCCGCCGCAGCCGGATGTGTGGCACGGCGCGCGGCGCAACGTGTTCTGCGTCGATTTCTCGATTGGTGCAAGCTGGCGGGCAAGGAAATTCCCGCAGAAATACCGTCTCGAACAGTTCCGGCTGGCGGCATTGCGCTGGCCGGAGAAGGTGTTGGTGTTTGAGAACGGCGAATGCGCGGCGACGCGTTAG
- a CDS encoding glycine zipper 2TM domain-containing protein: MSKSFLTKTLTLIAIATSLSACAGMTQTQRNTATGAVLGGVAGNLIGGDTGSTLGGAALGGVIGSQVHRHR; the protein is encoded by the coding sequence ATGAGCAAGTCTTTCTTGACTAAAACTTTGACCTTGATCGCCATTGCTACTTCTCTGAGTGCATGTGCGGGCATGACCCAAACACAACGCAATACTGCTACTGGCGCGGTATTGGGCGGTGTAGCGGGTAACTTGATCGGTGGCGATACCGGCTCTACTTTGGGCGGCGCTGCATTAGGCGGCGTCATCGGCAGCCAAGTCCACAGACATCGTTAA
- the aroG gene encoding 3-deoxy-7-phosphoheptulonate synthase AroG produces the protein MTQQYPTDDIKIREVKELLPPIAHLYELPISEEAAGLVHRTRHEIADLVHSKDNRLLVIIGPCSIHDPKAALEYAERLLVLRKKYEKELLIVMRVYFEKPRTTVGWKGLINDPHLDGTFDINYGLRQARSLLLTLNNMGMPASTEFLDMITPQYYADLISWGAIGARTTESQVHRELASGLSCPVGFKNGTDGNLKIAIDAIGAASHPHHFLSVTKAGHSAIVHTGGNPDCHVILRGGKEPNYSTEHVKSAAEQLIKVGLSPKLMVDCSHANSRKDYRRQMEVAQDVAAQLENGEDNIMGVMVESHLVEGRQDKPEVYGQSITDACIGWDTTEEMLALLAAANRKRVAP, from the coding sequence ATGACCCAACAATACCCTACCGACGACATTAAGATTAGAGAAGTCAAAGAGCTGCTGCCGCCGATTGCCCATTTGTACGAGCTGCCGATTTCCGAGGAAGCGGCGGGGCTGGTACACCGCACGCGGCATGAAATCGCCGATTTGGTTCACAGCAAGGACAACCGCCTGCTGGTGATTATCGGCCCGTGTTCCATCCACGACCCCAAAGCCGCCTTGGAATACGCCGAACGTTTGCTGGTGTTGCGCAAGAAATATGAAAAAGAATTGCTGATTGTGATGCGCGTGTATTTTGAAAAACCGCGTACGACGGTGGGTTGGAAAGGTCTGATTAACGACCCGCACTTGGACGGCACGTTCGACATCAACTACGGCCTGCGTCAGGCACGCAGCTTGCTGCTGACGCTGAACAATATGGGCATGCCCGCTTCGACGGAGTTCCTCGACATGATTACGCCGCAATATTACGCGGACTTGATTTCTTGGGGCGCGATCGGTGCGCGAACGACGGAAAGTCAGGTACACCGCGAACTCGCCAGCGGTCTGTCTTGTCCGGTCGGTTTCAAAAACGGTACGGACGGCAATCTGAAAATCGCCATCGATGCGATTGGCGCGGCAAGTCATCCGCATCACTTCCTGTCTGTAACCAAAGCAGGGCATTCCGCCATTGTGCATACCGGCGGCAATCCCGACTGCCACGTTATCCTGCGCGGCGGTAAGGAGCCGAATTACAGCACCGAACACGTTAAATCGGCGGCGGAACAATTAATAAAAGTCGGTTTGTCGCCCAAGCTGATGGTTGATTGCAGCCACGCAAACAGCCGTAAAGATTACAGACGGCAGATGGAAGTTGCCCAAGATGTTGCCGCGCAACTGGAAAACGGCGAAGACAATATTATGGGCGTAATGGTTGAAAGCCATTTGGTCGAAGGCAGACAGGACAAGCCCGAGGTTTACGGGCAAAGCATTACCGATGCCTGCATCGGCTGGGATACCACCGAAGAAATGCTCGCGCTTTTGGCTGCGGCAAACCGTAAACGGGTCGCGCCTTAA
- a CDS encoding 2,3-butanediol dehydrogenase, protein MKAARFYDKGDIRIEDIPEPTVAPGTVGINVAWCGICGTDLHEFMEGPIFIPPCGHPHPISGESAPVTMGHEFSGVVYAVGEGVDDLKVGQHVVVEPYIIRDDVPTGEGSNYHLSKDMNFIGLGGCGGGLAEKIAVKRRWVHPISDKIPLDQAALIEPLSVGHHAYVRSGAKAGDVALVGGAGPIGLLLAAVLKAKGIKVIITELSKARKDKARESGVADYILDPSEVDVVEEVKKLTNGEGVDVAFECTSVNKVLDTMVEACRPTAKVVIVSIWSHPATINVHSVVMKELDVRGTIAYCNDHAETIKLVEEGKINLEPFITQRIKLDELVSEGFERLIHNNESAVKIIVNPNL, encoded by the coding sequence ATGAAAGCAGCACGTTTTTACGATAAAGGCGACATCCGCATCGAAGACATCCCCGAACCGACCGTCGCCCCCGGCACCGTCGGCATCAACGTCGCCTGGTGCGGTATCTGCGGTACCGACCTGCACGAATTTATGGAAGGTCCGATTTTCATCCCGCCCTGCGGCCATCCGCACCCGATTTCCGGCGAGTCCGCGCCCGTAACGATGGGACACGAGTTCTCCGGTGTGGTTTATGCCGTCGGCGAAGGCGTGGACGACCTCAAAGTCGGACAACACGTCGTGGTCGAACCCTACATCATCCGCGATGACGTACCGACCGGCGAAGGCAGCAACTACCACCTCTCCAAAGACATGAACTTCATCGGCTTGGGCGGCTGCGGCGGCGGCCTTGCCGAAAAAATCGCCGTCAAACGCCGCTGGGTGCATCCGATTTCCGACAAAATCCCGTTAGACCAAGCCGCTTTGATTGAGCCCCTGTCCGTCGGTCATCACGCCTACGTCCGCAGCGGCGCGAAAGCAGGCGACGTCGCATTGGTCGGCGGCGCAGGCCCCATCGGTTTGCTGCTTGCCGCCGTGTTGAAAGCCAAAGGCATCAAAGTCATCATCACCGAATTGAGCAAAGCGCGCAAAGACAAAGCCCGCGAATCGGGCGTTGCCGACTACATCCTCGACCCGTCCGAAGTCGACGTCGTCGAAGAAGTGAAAAAACTGACCAACGGCGAAGGCGTGGACGTGGCATTCGAATGCACCAGCGTCAATAAAGTGCTGGACACCATGGTCGAAGCCTGCCGCCCGACCGCAAAAGTCGTCATCGTATCCATTTGGAGCCACCCCGCCACCATCAACGTCCACAGCGTTGTGATGAAAGAGCTGGACGTGCGCGGCACCATCGCCTACTGTAACGACCACGCCGAAACCATCAAACTGGTGGAAGAAGGCAAAATCAACCTCGAACCTTTCATCACCCAGCGTATCAAGCTGGACGAGCTGGTTTCCGAAGGCTTCGAGCGTCTGATTCACAACAACGAATCCGCCGTCAAAATCATCGTCAATCCCAACCTGTAA
- a CDS encoding spore coat protein U domain-containing protein translates to MKTRFTLTSLALASLMMMGNAAMAETKEGNFNVHLKLTGTCEVLTTNSALNSTKITTEDPSLAGADIDFSTHVASSNSTAITQKNVGGMATGLNIRCSKNTLFTVGLEPQNVTSNNGEGTMWGISRTSKQNNDTISYQLQKPVVNGSGINQTVQETNSNTPWGNSGTDLLSLTGQGLSDSEAVKLPVYATVKAGELNKFIDTYQDQVKVTLSY, encoded by the coding sequence ATGAAAACACGTTTTACTTTAACTTCTCTGGCTTTGGCTTCTCTGATGATGATGGGCAATGCTGCAATGGCCGAAACTAAAGAAGGCAATTTCAACGTACACCTGAAATTGACCGGCACTTGCGAAGTTCTAACAACAAACAGCGCATTGAATAGTACGAAAATTACTACCGAAGACCCAAGTCTGGCTGGAGCGGACATTGATTTCAGCACACATGTCGCATCATCAAATTCAACCGCTATTACCCAAAAAAACGTTGGCGGTATGGCTACTGGTCTGAATATCCGTTGCAGTAAAAACACACTTTTCACAGTAGGTTTGGAACCTCAAAACGTAACAAGCAACAATGGTGAAGGCACAATGTGGGGTATCTCTCGTACATCAAAACAAAATAATGACACCATCAGCTATCAACTTCAAAAACCTGTCGTAAACGGTTCAGGCATAAATCAAACAGTCCAAGAGACCAACAGCAACACTCCTTGGGGTAATTCAGGTACTGACCTTCTTTCATTGACAGGACAAGGTTTAAGTGATTCCGAAGCAGTCAAACTCCCTGTATATGCAACTGTCAAAGCAGGTGAATTAAACAAATTCATCGACACCTACCAAGACCAAGTCAAAGTAACCCTGAGTTACTAA
- a CDS encoding fimbrial biogenesis chaperone — protein sequence MQKAISTLVGMLTAAAVLPSHAAGLQVNPTSLSLPAKQRAGIFTLGNKGTEPLTAQVRVFRWTQDANGGEVLEPTDAVIASPPMVKLEAGAQQQFRVMRVKPSDKQAEEAYRLIVDELPAPNAKPQKGIQLVMRYSLPLFVNVQNNAEPKLQWRAEKSANGKTVLVAENTGNAHAQLSNITFQTTSAKDALTLANGLAGYVLPGNTWKRELEVSPASLNQGRLNATVNGMPIQTEVRFATP from the coding sequence ATGCAAAAAGCAATCAGCACACTGGTCGGTATGCTGACGGCGGCAGCGGTTTTACCAAGCCATGCCGCCGGCTTGCAAGTCAATCCGACATCGCTTTCCCTGCCCGCCAAACAGCGGGCGGGTATTTTTACTTTGGGAAACAAGGGCACAGAGCCGTTGACGGCGCAAGTGCGCGTGTTCCGCTGGACGCAGGACGCAAACGGCGGTGAAGTGCTCGAACCTACCGATGCCGTCATTGCCAGCCCGCCCATGGTCAAACTGGAAGCGGGTGCGCAGCAGCAATTCCGCGTGATGCGCGTCAAACCGTCCGACAAACAGGCTGAAGAAGCCTACCGCCTGATTGTGGACGAGCTGCCCGCTCCCAATGCGAAACCGCAAAAAGGCATTCAGTTGGTGATGCGCTATTCGCTGCCGCTGTTTGTCAACGTTCAAAACAATGCCGAACCGAAGCTGCAATGGCGTGCGGAAAAATCCGCGAACGGCAAAACGGTTTTGGTTGCCGAAAACACGGGCAATGCCCATGCGCAACTGAGCAATATTACTTTTCAGACGACCTCTGCCAAAGACGCCTTGACGCTGGCAAACGGTCTGGCGGGCTACGTCCTGCCGGGCAACACTTGGAAACGCGAATTGGAAGTTTCCCCCGCCTCTCTGAACCAAGGTCGTCTGAATGCCACGGTAAACGGTATGCCGATCCAAACGGAGGTTCGGTTTGCCACCCCATGA
- a CDS encoding fimbria/pilus outer membrane usher protein — MLCFYALPSPAQDILTQAAPAAYEQAWLTVYPQVKVNGSIRDGIEPFMSRNGVLYARPESLRAYGIALPDAEAAEAGKNGVVPEIQDGASTPGAGVWFELSSIPGLQAKYDAAAQTLDLTAPLEWQPDLKTARIGALQENRYAIAKPGFAAVLNYDANISRNRSGNGTQGVFGEMRLSTPWGYLNHTQFANRSRNKESGSRGNTARLDTYWRTVWPEQGISLTVGDTLTGQIGSWGGTRIGGIKISRTYNTRPWKQTAPLRSYLGKSTLPGTVDLYLDGVKQMSRDIEAGEYELILPPSISGRSNAQVVATDVLGRTVVVDMPLYGGSGLLAKGLNEWSFEAGYVRRDYGIRSAKYQSDPAASGTLRYGVSNTLTAQIHGEAARGYRQAGIAADTVLGSLGQLNLNYAESRFAGKTGRRGSAFFSTQWDRLSFSAGASRTNGQFAELGDTAYGADFFKATRHPATSASASAGWSSDKLGSFSLSYVHSHTEGSPADGVGSFGWSRSFKNRTSLYAGANKNFRNKRELSFHAGLSISLDNGYSTSAGISRNKHNNSYQATLNKTSSGMGSTSWGIGWQQNDNANGSRSNTFNGNIRHQNAYGDGWANVYSQSGNSNWNAGWRGGLVLMGGSLFATRQVNDSFAVVSTGDMADVPIRAGGMPVGKTNRKGLALIPSLSAYQKNTVSVDIAELPLDVQLEHTVAEIAPPERSGMRVEFKIQRTRAATMTLKDAQNQLLPSGGSITAEDGTPAAVTGFDGKTYIESMKEGRNRFTVILPENGGTCTFEADYPETHNPDSIPELGDIICR, encoded by the coding sequence ATGCTGTGTTTCTACGCCCTGCCCTCCCCTGCTCAAGACATCCTGACGCAGGCGGCGCCTGCTGCCTACGAGCAGGCATGGCTGACCGTTTACCCGCAGGTCAAAGTCAACGGCAGCATACGCGACGGTATCGAACCCTTCATGTCGCGTAACGGCGTGCTGTATGCGCGCCCCGAATCCCTGCGCGCCTACGGCATTGCCCTGCCCGACGCAGAAGCTGCCGAAGCAGGCAAAAACGGCGTTGTGCCTGAAATTCAGGACGGCGCGTCCACACCCGGCGCAGGCGTATGGTTCGAACTCTCCTCTATCCCCGGCTTGCAGGCGAAATACGATGCCGCCGCGCAAACCCTTGACCTCACCGCCCCCCTCGAATGGCAGCCCGACCTGAAAACCGCCCGAATCGGCGCATTGCAGGAAAACCGCTACGCCATTGCCAAACCCGGCTTTGCCGCCGTTCTGAACTATGACGCCAATATCTCGCGCAACCGCTCCGGCAACGGCACACAGGGCGTTTTTGGCGAAATGCGCCTGAGCACGCCTTGGGGCTATCTGAACCACACCCAATTTGCCAACCGTAGCCGCAACAAAGAAAGCGGCTCCCGCGGCAACACCGCCCGCCTGGATACCTACTGGCGCACCGTCTGGCCCGAACAAGGCATATCGCTGACCGTCGGCGACACCCTGACCGGACAAATCGGCTCATGGGGCGGCACACGCATCGGCGGTATCAAAATCTCCCGCACTTACAACACCCGTCCGTGGAAACAAACCGCCCCGCTGCGTTCCTACCTCGGTAAAAGCACCCTGCCCGGCACGGTCGACCTCTACCTCGACGGCGTCAAACAAATGAGCCGCGACATAGAAGCGGGCGAATACGAACTCATCCTGCCGCCGTCCATCAGCGGCCGCAGCAACGCCCAAGTCGTCGCCACCGACGTACTGGGGCGCACCGTCGTCGTCGATATGCCGCTTTACGGCGGCAGCGGACTTTTGGCAAAAGGCTTGAACGAATGGTCGTTTGAAGCAGGCTACGTCCGCCGCGATTACGGCATCCGTTCCGCCAAATACCAATCCGACCCCGCCGCCTCCGGCACACTGCGTTACGGCGTCAGCAACACCCTGACCGCCCAAATCCACGGCGAAGCTGCGCGCGGCTACCGTCAGGCGGGCATTGCCGCCGATACCGTATTGGGTTCGCTCGGACAACTCAATCTTAATTATGCCGAAAGCCGCTTTGCGGGCAAGACAGGACGACGCGGCAGCGCGTTTTTCAGCACCCAATGGGACAGGCTCTCCTTCAGCGCGGGCGCAAGCCGTACCAACGGACAATTTGCCGAACTGGGCGATACCGCATACGGCGCAGACTTTTTCAAAGCCACACGCCACCCCGCCACATCCGCCTCCGCATCCGCAGGCTGGAGCAGCGACAAACTCGGCTCATTCAGCCTGTCCTACGTCCATTCCCACACCGAAGGCAGCCCCGCCGACGGCGTAGGCTCGTTCGGCTGGAGCCGCAGTTTCAAAAACCGTACTTCGCTCTACGCCGGCGCCAATAAAAACTTCCGCAACAAGCGCGAACTGAGTTTCCACGCAGGCCTCTCCATCAGCCTCGACAACGGCTATTCGACCTCCGCAGGCATCAGTAGAAACAAACACAACAACAGCTATCAGGCAACCCTGAACAAAACCAGCAGCGGCATGGGCAGCACCAGTTGGGGTATAGGCTGGCAGCAAAACGACAACGCAAACGGCAGCCGCAGCAACACTTTCAACGGCAACATCCGCCATCAAAACGCCTACGGCGACGGCTGGGCAAACGTTTACAGCCAAAGCGGCAACAGCAACTGGAACGCAGGCTGGAGGGGCGGCCTCGTCCTCATGGGCGGCAGCCTCTTCGCCACCCGCCAAGTCAACGACAGTTTCGCCGTCGTCAGCACCGGCGATATGGCGGACGTCCCCATCCGCGCAGGCGGCATGCCCGTAGGCAAAACCAACCGCAAAGGGCTGGCACTGATCCCCAGCCTCTCCGCTTACCAAAAAAACACCGTCAGCGTCGATATTGCCGAGTTGCCGCTGGACGTCCAGCTTGAACACACCGTCGCCGAAATCGCCCCGCCCGAACGCTCTGGCATGCGCGTCGAATTCAAAATCCAGCGCACCCGCGCCGCCACCATGACGCTGAAAGACGCACAAAACCAATTACTCCCGAGCGGCGGCAGCATTACTGCCGAAGACGGCACACCGGCAGCCGTAACCGGCTTCGACGGCAAAACATATATTGAAAGCATGAAAGAAGGTAGAAACCGCTTCACCGTCATCCTCCCCGAAAACGGCGGCACTTGCACCTTCGAAGCGGACTACCCTGAAACACACAATCCGGATTCCATCCCGGAACTGGGAGACATCATATGCAGATAA
- a CDS encoding Csu type fimbrial protein — MQINMKKGRLKTANRLFLQMTLPVVFGLLSLSAGQAWANSGVAGRFVQCTATVQGNGTFKGHPALVFGSQSNGINLLNNNQPEDIQATIHYQCINNDNYTVKVRLCFNIDGGRRFTNIYAPRKMVHSRNNAQTLQLSLLKPDNTNWGTDNTTNSPSSFGTDVIRIGLNGTFTGSIPIRARLVSGQSDTIPTTASDYYIADFTSGSTVLSWKAERYGTPDPSDCGNDLNTGQRFPFVVQAHVAPVCEFISADDIDFGTHTAGSTDLKQSGNLTVRCTNGTPYTVGLIPSNGNQEGSGEMKSTNPANTDKVPYRLKKGTNTNAHLWGNQPSGTGSWQKATGDGSSKTYTVAAEVKNTDYTPGEYQDKVTVDIRY, encoded by the coding sequence ATGCAGATAAACATGAAAAAAGGTCGTCTGAAAACCGCAAACCGTCTTTTCCTACAAATGACATTGCCTGTCGTATTCGGACTGCTGTCCCTGTCCGCAGGGCAAGCTTGGGCAAACAGCGGTGTAGCCGGCAGGTTTGTACAATGCACAGCAACGGTACAAGGCAATGGAACCTTCAAAGGTCATCCTGCCTTAGTATTCGGAAGTCAAAGCAATGGAATCAACCTTCTAAACAACAACCAGCCGGAAGATATTCAAGCCACCATCCACTACCAATGTATCAATAACGACAACTACACCGTAAAAGTGCGCTTGTGCTTCAATATTGACGGGGGGAGAAGGTTTACAAACATATATGCCCCCCGAAAAATGGTTCATAGCAGGAATAACGCCCAAACACTGCAACTATCCTTACTTAAACCCGATAACACCAACTGGGGAACGGATAACACGACAAACTCTCCCAGCAGCTTTGGAACCGACGTCATACGTATCGGGCTAAACGGCACCTTTACTGGCAGTATCCCCATTAGAGCTAGATTAGTCAGTGGGCAAAGCGACACTATCCCCACTACGGCTTCGGATTATTACATTGCAGACTTTACCAGCGGCTCCACCGTATTAAGCTGGAAGGCAGAACGTTATGGTACTCCTGACCCTTCAGATTGCGGAAACGACTTGAATACAGGACAACGCTTCCCTTTTGTTGTCCAAGCCCATGTTGCGCCCGTCTGCGAATTCATCTCCGCCGATGACATCGACTTCGGCACACACACCGCCGGCAGCACCGACCTGAAACAGTCGGGCAACCTCACCGTCCGCTGCACCAACGGCACGCCCTACACCGTCGGTCTGATTCCTTCCAACGGTAATCAGGAAGGCAGCGGCGAGATGAAATCCACCAATCCTGCCAACACCGACAAAGTCCCCTACCGCCTCAAAAAGGGCACTAATACGAACGCCCACCTCTGGGGCAACCAACCTTCCGGTACGGGCAGCTGGCAAAAAGCCACCGGCGACGGTAGCAGCAAGACATACACCGTTGCGGCAGAAGTCAAAAACACCGACTACACCCCGGGCGAGTATCAAGACAAGGTAACCGTCGATATCCGATACTGA
- the asd gene encoding aspartate-semialdehyde dehydrogenase, which yields MKVGFVGWRGMVGSVLMQRMKEENDFAHIPEAFFFTTSNVGGAAPDFGQAAKTLLDANDVAELAKMDIIVTCQGGDYTKSVFQPLRDSGWNGYWIDAASSLRMKDNAIIVLDPVNRNVIDNGLKNGVKNYIGGNCTVSLMLMALGGLFQNDLVEWATSMTYQAASGAGAKNMRELISGMGAIHAQVADELANPSSAILDIDRKVSDFLRSEDYPKANFGVPLAGSLIPWIDVDLGNGQSKEEWKGGAETNKILGRSDNPTVIDGLCVRIGSMRCHSQAITLKLKKDLPVSEIEAILAGANDWVKVIPNEKEASIHELTPAKVTGTLSVPVGRIRKLGMGGEYISAFTVGDQLLWGAAEPLRRVLRIVLGSL from the coding sequence ATGAAAGTAGGTTTCGTCGGCTGGCGCGGCATGGTCGGTTCGGTTTTGATGCAGCGTATGAAAGAAGAAAACGACTTCGCCCACATTCCCGAAGCATTCTTCTTCACCACATCCAACGTCGGCGGCGCAGCACCTGATTTCGGTCAGGCGGCTAAAACATTATTGGACGCGAACGACGTTGCCGAACTGGCAAAAATGGACATCATCGTAACCTGCCAAGGCGGCGATTACACCAAATCCGTGTTCCAACCCCTGCGCGACAGCGGCTGGAACGGCTACTGGATTGACGCGGCGTCATCCCTGCGCATGAAAGACAACGCGATTATCGTCCTCGACCCGGTCAACCGAAACGTCATCGACAACGGCCTCAAAAACGGCGTGAAAAACTACATCGGCGGCAACTGCACCGTTTCCCTGATGCTGATGGCGCTGGGCGGCCTGTTCCAAAACGATTTGGTCGAATGGGCGACCAGCATGACCTACCAAGCCGCATCTGGCGCGGGCGCGAAAAACATGCGCGAACTCATCAGCGGCATGGGCGCGATTCACGCCCAAGTAGCGGACGAGCTTGCCAATCCTTCCAGCGCGATTCTCGACATCGACCGCAAAGTGTCCGATTTCCTGCGCAGCGAAGACTATCCGAAAGCCAACTTCGGCGTACCGCTCGCCGGCAGCCTGATTCCGTGGATTGACGTAGATTTGGGCAACGGTCAGTCCAAAGAAGAATGGAAAGGCGGCGCGGAAACCAACAAAATCCTCGGCCGCAGCGACAATCCGACCGTAATCGACGGCTTGTGCGTCCGCATCGGCTCTATGCGCTGCCACAGCCAAGCCATCACCCTGAAGCTGAAAAAAGACCTGCCCGTTTCCGAAATCGAAGCGATTTTGGCAGGCGCGAACGACTGGGTGAAAGTCATCCCCAACGAAAAAGAAGCCAGCATCCACGAGCTGACCCCCGCCAAAGTAACCGGCACGCTGTCCGTCCCCGTCGGACGCATCCGCAAACTGGGCATGGGCGGCGAATACATCAGCGCGTTCACCGTCGGCGACCAGCTCTTGTGGGGCGCGGCCGAACCCCTGCGCCGCGTGTTGCGCATCGTGTTGGGCAGTTTGTAA